Proteins encoded in a region of the Streptomyces sp. NBC_00258 genome:
- a CDS encoding nuclease-related domain-containing protein: MSGLRVIPTWRHGQERLYVCLTDGRNVAWYDREAARVNLLSEERREDVLDVLGPFLTGAVTVGPPPVPTPVELARLSLHPDDDLAPNRPGEALQIALDREPAAPRRMRPDPRRRALAAEQAVGEALDRLDGAGWHTLHSVPLPGGDRIHHLVVGPGGLFAVRALYARKQRVLVADPMVTVGRREPRPLLRAVRADADRASYALTAEVRPVLAVFAPSSLDITAPLREARVLTDTDLPTLTRLGGTLKPADVEALHAMARDRHTWTRV; encoded by the coding sequence ATGAGCGGACTGCGCGTCATACCGACCTGGCGCCACGGCCAGGAGCGGCTTTACGTCTGTCTCACGGACGGCAGGAACGTCGCCTGGTACGACAGGGAGGCGGCCAGGGTCAACCTGCTCAGCGAGGAGCGGCGCGAGGACGTGCTCGACGTGCTCGGGCCGTTCCTGACCGGCGCGGTGACGGTGGGTCCGCCACCGGTGCCCACGCCCGTGGAGCTGGCGCGGCTGTCCCTCCACCCCGACGACGACCTCGCGCCGAACCGGCCCGGAGAGGCGCTCCAGATCGCCCTCGACCGCGAACCGGCCGCCCCGCGCCGCATGCGCCCCGATCCACGAAGGCGCGCGCTCGCGGCGGAGCAGGCGGTGGGGGAGGCCCTGGACCGCCTGGACGGGGCGGGCTGGCACACCCTGCACTCGGTCCCGCTCCCGGGCGGCGACCGCATCCACCATCTCGTCGTCGGCCCCGGCGGCCTCTTCGCCGTCCGCGCCCTCTACGCCCGCAAACAGCGGGTCCTGGTGGCCGATCCGATGGTCACGGTGGGCCGCCGCGAGCCGCGCCCACTGCTCCGCGCCGTACGAGCCGACGCCGATCGCGCCTCGTACGCCCTGACCGCGGAGGTCCGCCCGGTCCTGGCCGTCTTCGCCCCGTCCTCCCTCGACATCACCGCCCCCCTGCGGGAGGCCCGTGTGCTCACCGACACGGACCTCCCGACGCTGACCCGCCTCGGCGGAAC
- a CDS encoding protein-tyrosine phosphatase family protein: MPDRGKQSNAPAPDSPWSEIVPGLWMGGHEYTGRSGQPEFAVVRDEFDLVLTLLRLPGHGPDPGVEHHVWPIPDGPLDGTQLAGVMRLARTADEARDAGRRVLVRCYHGYNRSGLVVAHALIRAGGTAEDTIRLIRSRRSPWALHNELFVEYLHTGLDTVRFLEELAE, encoded by the coding sequence TTGCCGGATCGCGGGAAGCAATCCAATGCGCCGGCCCCGGACAGCCCGTGGAGCGAGATCGTGCCAGGCCTCTGGATGGGCGGGCACGAGTACACGGGCCGGTCGGGACAACCGGAGTTCGCCGTCGTACGAGACGAGTTCGACCTGGTACTGACCCTGCTGCGACTACCCGGCCACGGCCCCGACCCGGGCGTGGAACACCATGTGTGGCCGATTCCCGACGGACCACTGGACGGCACCCAACTGGCCGGTGTGATGCGGCTCGCACGGACCGCGGACGAGGCGCGGGACGCCGGCCGACGCGTCCTGGTGCGCTGCTACCACGGCTACAACCGCTCGGGGCTGGTCGTCGCCCACGCCCTGATCCGCGCGGGCGGCACCGCCGAGGACACCATCCGTCTGATCCGCTCGCGCCGCTCCCCGTGGGCGCTGCACAACGAGTTGTTCGTGGAGTACCTGCACACCGGGCTCGACACGGTCCGGTTCCTCGAAGAGCTCGCCGAGTAG